In Deinobacterium chartae, the genomic stretch TTGGCGGCCTGGGCCGACGAGGCGAACAGGGCGGCGAGCAGCAGCAGGCGTTTCATACGGTTTCCTCCAGATTGAGGGCCAGACCCAGCAGTCGGGCGTCTTGGCCCCAGGGGGCGATAAGTTGTGCGCCGACCGAAAGCGGTCCGAGCGGAAGCGGCACGCTCAGCACCGGGACGCCCAGCAGGCTCCACGGAGCGGTGAGGCGCAAGAAGGCCTGCCGCAGCGGCACGGTTCCCTCGGGCAGCTCGAGGTCTTCTTGCCCGATCAGGGGGGCGGGGGAGGGCACGGTAGGAGCCAGCAGCAGGTCAAACGACCCGAACAGCTCGCTCAGGTGGGCGCGCAGGGCGTCGCGCCGCCGCAGGGCGGCGTGGTAGTCGGCCTCGCTGAGCGCCGCCCCGCGCCGCAGCAGGGCCAGCGTGCCCGGCCCGAAGCCGGGCTCCTCGAGGCTCAGGGCCTGCTGATGAATGCGCGCCGCCTCGTACTGCACCACTGGAGCGTAGGTGTCCATCACGTCCGGAAACGCAAAGGTTGCGGTCACAGCTCCCCGGTCCTCGAGGCGGCGGGCGAAGGTGTCAAGGGCCGCGCGGGTCTGCGGGGTCATCCAGCCGGGAACCTGCCACAGGCCCACCCGCAGGCTGCTCCAGTCGGTCGAGAGCACCGTTTGTCCGGTGACGGTGGTGTGCACCCGGTGGATCACCTCGAGGTCGCGCGCCAGGGGGCCGGCGTGGTCGCAGCTGCCGCTGAGCGGCAGTACGCCCTCGGTGGGGTATAGCCCGTAGGTCGGCTTGAAGCCCAGCACCCCGCACAGTGCGGCCGGGATGCGGATCGAGCCGCCGGTATCCGTGCCCAGCGCGAAGTCGCCGATGCCCA encodes the following:
- a CDS encoding amidase, yielding MKRDTLERARALGAWAYLPEAPLPGQADGTLAGLSFTAKDLYGVPGWPLRASTAAPLPEVGESPLVRTLLNAGATLLGKTHLHEIALGILGHNPVWGSARNPLDPERITGGSSSGAAIAAALGIGDFALGTDTGGSIRIPAALCGVLGFKPTYGLYPTEGVLPLSGSCDHAGPLARDLEVIHRVHTTVTGQTVLSTDWSSLRVGLWQVPGWMTPQTRAALDTFARRLEDRGAVTATFAFPDVMDTYAPVVQYEAARIHQQALSLEEPGFGPGTLALLRRGAALSEADYHAALRRRDALRAHLSELFGSFDLLLAPTVPSPAPLIGQEDLELPEGTVPLRQAFLRLTAPWSLLGVPVLSVPLPLGPLSVGAQLIAPWGQDARLLGLALNLEETV